Proteins encoded by one window of Amaranthus tricolor cultivar Red isolate AtriRed21 chromosome 4, ASM2621246v1, whole genome shotgun sequence:
- the LOC130809733 gene encoding ribose-phosphate pyrophosphokinase 1 gives MASLLLNPCPNTTSNFTPLQFPLSNHFSHKTPARISIKCNLAEQLKKVENGKPPPFSSQSFGMKQFALENTINQNDTRLRIFSGTANPALAQEIACYMGLQLGKIKIKRFADGEIYVQLQESVRGCDVFLVQPTCPPANENLMELLIMIDACRRASAKNITAVIPYFGYARADRKTQGRESIAAKLVANLITEAGANRVLACDLHSGQSMGYFDIPVDHVYGQPVILDYLASKTICSDDLVVVSPDVGGVARARAFAKKLSDAPLAIVDKRRHGHNVAEVMNLIGDVKGKVAVMVDDMIDTAGTIAKGAALLHQEGAREVYACSTHAVFSPPAIERLSSGLFQEVIITNTIPISEKNYFPQLTILSVANLLGETIWRVHDDCSVGFEPYSSLGID, from the exons ATGGCGTCTTTACTTCTCAATCCATGTCCTAATACTACATCTAATTTCACCCCTCTTCAATTTCCCCTGTCAAATCACTTTTCTCACAAAACCCCAGCTCGAATTTCCATT AAATGTAATTTGGCTGAGCAATTGAAGAAGGTGGAAAATGGGAAACCACCTCCTTTTAGCTCCCAATCTTTTGGAATGAAGCAATTTGCATTGGAGAATACTATCAATCAGAATGATACCCGACTTCGGATTTTTTCTGGTACTGCCAATCCTGCTCTTGCTCAG GAAATTGCATGTTACATGGGTCTCCAGCTTGGGAAAATAAAGATCAAACGTTTTGCCGATGGTGAGATCTACGTTCAGTTGCAAGAGAGTGTCAGAGGTTGTGATGTTTTTCTAGTTCAACCCACATGTCCGCCTGCGAATGAGAACCttatggaacttttgataatGATTGATGCTTGCCGGAGAGCATCAGCCAAAAACATCACTGCAGTTATTCCTTATTTTGGATACGCTCGAGCTGATCGAAAG aCACAAGGACGGGAATCTATAGCCGCGAAACTTGTAGCCAACCTGATAACAGAAGCAGGTGCCAATCGAGTTCTTGCTTGTGATCTACATTCTGGGCAGTCAATGGGCTATTTTGATATACCTGTGGATCATGTATATGGTCAG CCTGTGATTCTTGACTACTTGGCAAGCAAAACAATTTGTTCAGATGATTTAGTTGTAGTTTCACCAGATGTTGGTGGAGTTGCAAGGGCTCGTGCTTTTGCTAAGAAGTTATCAGATGCCCCACTTGCCATTGTGGATAAGAGGCGCCATGGACACAATGTTGCGGAG GTAATGAATTTGATCGGCGATGTTAAGGGAAAAGTTGCGGTAATGGTGGATGATATGATTGACACAGCTG GTACAATTGCCAAAGGTGCAGCTCTTTTGCACCAAGAAGGAGCAAGGGAAGTGTATGCATGTAGTACACATGCCGTCTTCAG TCCTCCAGCTATAGAAAGGTTGTCCAGCGGTTTATTCCAAGAAGTAATCATCACAAATACAATTCCTATCTCAGAAAAGAACTACTTCCCACAGCTAACAATATTATCCGTTGCAAACCTTTTGGGCGAGACAATTTGGCGCGTTCATGATGACTGCTCT GTTGGATTTGAACCTTACTCGAGCTTGGGGATCGATTAA
- the LOC130809730 gene encoding aspartate--tRNA ligase, chloroplastic/mitochondrial: MAKFLRSLPISSIRTNLKPSSFIPITTILIPCSLSSLQFNHYPFFHFSRRTLCNNASVSATLNATEQQNRELNPIQSSAKETDLEWVSRTALCGHLGEDDVGKRVTLCGWVALHRVHGGLTFLNLRDHSGIVQITTLPNDFPDAHSVVNDLRLEYVIAVEGVVRLRPYEAVNKKMKTGTVEVAAEHVKVLNSVKVKLPFLVTTGDDVKDSAKEEIRLRYRCLDLRRSQINSNIMLRHRVVKFIRRYLEDVHDFVEIETPMLSKSTPEGARDYLVPSRVQPGMFYALPQSPQLFKQMLMVSGFDKYYQVARCFRDEDLRADRQPEFTQLDMELAFTPLDEMLKLNEDLIRKVFWEIQGIELPTPFPKLTYAEAMDRYGSDRPDLRFDLELKDASDIFCGSSFKVFGDAVASGSVIKVLCVPAAASIYSNSALKKGDIYNEAIKSGAKGLPFLKVTSDGALEGIPALASSLNEENKEKLLNLCSAKSGDLILFAVGVEKSVNKTLDRLRLYVAHELGLVDHSKHSILWVTDFPMFEWNDDEERFEALHHPFTAPNPEDMDDLPSARALAYDMVYNGVEIGGGSLRIYKREVQEKVLKIVGISSEQAEAKFGYLLEAFDMGAPPHGGIAYGLDRLVMLLAGANSIREVIAFPKTTTAQCALTRSPSEVDPQQLKDLNISTT; this comes from the exons ATGGCTAAATTCTTGAGAAGTCTCCCTATCTCCTCTATTCGAACCAATCTAAAACCTTCATCTTTCATCCCAATCACAACAATTCTTATCCCTTGTTCTCTTTCCTCTCTTCAATTCAATCACTACCCATTTTTTCATTTCTCTAGACGAACACTCTGTAATAATGCTtctgtttcagctactttaaaTGCTACAGAGCAGCAAAATCGGGAACTAAACCCAATTCAATCATCAGCTAAAGagacagatttggaatgggttagTAGAACTGCCTTATGTGGGCATTTGGGTGAAGATGATGTGGGTAAACGGGTTACACTTTGTGGGTGGGTCGCTCTTCATCGGGTTCATGGTGGCCTTACTTTTCTTAATCTTAGAGACCATTCTGGCATTGTTCAG ATTACAACACTACCCAACGACTTCCCGGATGCCCATTCTGTGGTGAACGACTTGAGGCTTGAGTATGTGATTGCTGTTGAAGGAGTTGTACGTTTAAGGCCATACGAGGCTGTCAATAAAAAGATGAAAACTGGAACTGTAGAG GTTGCTGCAGAACATGTCAAAGTTTTAAATTCTGTCAAAGTCAAACTGCCCTTTTTGGTTACTACTGGAGATGATGTGAAAGACTCTGCGAAGGAGGAGATACGTTTGAG ATACCGGTGCTTAGACTTGCGTAGAAGTCAAATAAATTCAAACATAATGTTGAGACATAGAGTGGTTAAATTCATACGAAGATACCTGGAAGATGTACATGACTTTGTGGAG ATTGAGACGCCAATGCTTTCTAAGTCTACCCCTGAGGGTGCTCGAGATTATTTAGTGCCTTCAAGAGTTCAG CCAGGAATGTTTTATGCTTTGCCCCAAAGCCCTCAGCTATTCAAGCAAATGTTAATGGTCTCGGGTTTTGACAAGTATTATCAGGTAGCAAG ATGCTTTCGGGATGAGGACCTAAGAGCTGACAGACAACCTGAATTCACGCAACTTGATATGGAGTTGGCATTTACTCCTTTAGATGAGATGCTAAAGCTAAATGAAGATTTGATCAGGAAG GTCTTTTGGGAAATTCAAGGTATTGAGCTTCCAACACCTTTCCCCAAGCTCACGTATGCCGAAGCAATGGATCGATATGGATCAGATAGACCAGATCTTCGTTTTGATCTTGAGTTAAAAGAT GCATCTGATATTTTTTGCGGCTCGTCATTCAAAGTTTTTGGAGACGCTGTGGCTAGTGGTAGTGTGATAAAAGTATTATGTGTGCCCGCGGCTGCTAGTATTTATTCTAATTCTGCACTGAAAAAGGGTGATATATATAATGAAGCAATTAAATCAGGGGCTAAAGGTTTGCCTTTCCTGAAGGTCACAAGTGATG GGGCACTTGAAGGAATTCCTGCTTTAGCATCAAGTTTAAatgaagaaaacaaagaaaaattattgaaccTCTGCTCTGCTAAATCTGGTGACCTTATCTTGTTTGCTGTGGGTGTGGAAAAGTCTGTGAATAAAACCCTTGATCGACTAAGGTTATATGTGGCACATGAATTGGGTTTAGTTGATCAT TCCAAGCATTCAATTCTTTGGGTGACGGATTTCCCTATGTTTGAGTggaatgatgatgaagaaaggtTTGAG GCTTTACACCATCCATTTACTGCACCAAACCCTGAAGACATGGACGATTTGCCCTCTGCCCGAGCTTTGGCATATGACATGGTTTACAATGGAGTGGAG ATTGGAGGTGGTAGCTTGAGAATCTACAAGCGCGAGGTGCAAGAAAAGGTTCTGAAAATCGTAGGTATCTCATCGGAACAG GCTGAAGCTAAGTTTGGCTATCTCTTGGAAGCTTTTGACATGGGTGCTCCTCCTCATG GAGGCATAGCTTATGGCTTGGACAGATTAGTTATGTTGTTGGCTGGAGCGAATTCCATCCGTGAGGTGATCGCTTTTCCAAAGACGACCACTGCTCAGTGTGCCCTTACACGATCACCTTCCGAAGTAGATCCTCAACAGCTCAAAGACCTAAATATTTCTACAACTTGA